The window TGGATTGACATAAATCAGATTCAGATGGGCATCACCTTCCTGTGACTCCTCGCTGAAACGAACATACTCACCAGCTGCATTTTTTGCTGCGTGTAACAGCATCGCGCCGTAATGAACCCCTTTGGCATCGATAAAATCTTCAACAGAGCGACCTATCAGTCTTTCATCCTGACTGCATATAATGGTGCCATCCTGACGGAAACCAAATACCTCGCCATTTTCGGCAAAATCCATACTGCGTACGCGGGAGAGAATGTCCTGCTGCAGGCTTTTCTCAGCCGCCATGGTATAAACACCGGCTCCAATAAACCAGTCAAACGGCTCGAAATACTTGATAAAAGCCACTTTTGAGAAATACGTCTCTGAAAACTCGGGCTTTACCAGTTTATAACTGTATACACCGGCACCTTTGTCCCTGACCATGGCAGAAATATCACCAACCACATCCCTGCCTACAGTTTGCTGGATCTCTCTACCGCTTTTGCCCTCAAACCATGGGTCGTCGGCAAAAAGGTCAATCCTGGATTCATTGACACTGCCGGCAAAATAATAGCCATTGCCATTATTCCAGCGAATTGGACGCAATACCTCGGCAACCATGGAGCGAAGCTCTTCAACGCTCTTTTCATCTTTGTATAAACTGTAAACATGTGAGGCAATGGTATAGGCAGCCTGAACTTTGTCACGCATCTCGTCTTCCATGCGCAGATCGGTCTGCTTTCGTTTGTACTCGATAAAATCTATGACCTTGGCATGCTCTTCCTTAACCCTGCGCTCATAACGATCTTTATAGTTTTTACGGATACTTTCAATGGACTCCTGATATGCCTGGTACTCGTTCACCATCCAGAAAATCCCGATAAACAACGTCATACCGAAAACAACCAGAACTGAAGCGTAAAGGGGTGCAGCAGAAATGGATATGCGTTTGGCTCCGGGACCAGGCGTCAGCAAACCACTCAACATTTCCTTGAACTGTTCGAGATGATCGCGCTTATTACTTATCCGGGTCATGTATTACCTCTATTTCCGGATAAATACTGGTGAGGTAAATCTCATCCGAGCCCTGGTGGTCGTCGGGACCGAACTGCAGGACAACACCTCCCAGATCAAAGCGCCCTACACTGTGCATGGTTTCAATAAATTTTTCGCGGGTCAACGGCTGTGGGACTTCCCTGGCAATCATGGCAAAGAGTTTACCTGCGATATACCCTTCCAGGGAGGTAAAGCTTAACGGTACATCATGCTGGTATTTGCCCATTGCCCGCTCATACTCACGGACCAGGGGCAGTTTGTTATCGGTTGGAAGTGGCACTACCTGAGAAACGATCACGTTTTTGCCGTATCCGCCCAGGGTCTCTTTGAGACTTTCCGTGCCAACAAAACTAATTGAGCCATAAATAAGCTCACCACTATATTTATTTTTGCTGAGCTTGATGAATTCAGCACAGGCCGAGTATGTACCGACCAGCACCACCGCTTCCGGCCTGGCTGCGTGAATCTCCTCAAGGCCGCCGATCACAGCTACGGTGTTACGTTCGTAACTGGCGGTAGAAACCAGTTCCACCCCCCGTCTCTCAAGAGCAAGCTCAAGACCTTTCAAACCGGCATAGCCATAACTGTCATTCTGGTAGAAGCATGCTATCCTCTTGATACCTTTCACATTTACCAGGTAAGATGCGACCCGCTCTATCTCCTGATAATAACTGCCGCGAACATTGATCACATATCTGCGGAAGGGAGATCTCAGCAAATCCGCACCACTGAATGGTGCGAAAAATGGTATCTCATACTTTTCAACCAGAGGAATAACAGCTTTGGAGGTCGGAGTGCCCACTTCACCGATCAACATCAGCACGTGATCGGTATTGATAAGCTCCAGGGTATTTCGTATTGCCCGGTCCGGCTCATAGCCATCATCCCTGCTCAATAACCGAACCTCCCGGCCATGGACACCACCTTCCTCATTCACCTTGGAAAAGGCGGCAAGCAACCCCCCCCGAAGTTCAAGACCCAGATCCTTGGATGGGCCGGTCAAGGCACAGGACTGCCCAAGCACTATCGGGTATGGTTTCATCTTCCCCTCTGCCCTGACCTCGGTCAGCACACCACTGACCATCACAAAGGACAGCACAACCAGCAAACATGCAAAATATTGATTTTTTTTCATACTACAATTCACACCATACCCGGTCTTCAGCTTCCTGCCGTTCGTCCCCAAAGACGATGAATAAACGTAAAAGAAACACTATCGGCCATACCTGGAAATCTTCAGTGATCCTCTCAGCACTCCATCAAAAAAAGTAGTTAAGATTTCAATGAAAAGCAAGACCATTGATGCTCACCACTCGCAACATAGTCCAATCTGTAATAGCCGGTGCACCAGATAACCGATTTAACCCCGATATCACATCGGCGGATACCATTGTGGCAATTGACGAATCATAACTGCCCGACGATGAGTACTTTAGACAGATGCAGTTGTGTAATTACACATTGTTCATAAGAAATATGGGTTAACGGTTGAAATAATGCCACACTATCTATATTTTGTAGCTTCTTTGCGTACCACTGCTATAACGAATACACTAGGGACACACTATGTCAGACATGCGACCGACCCCTTCCACTCATACCATGAGTCATTCCACCACCATTGTTACCCCCGACAGCAGGGTAGAACAATACGAGCAGGTGGCTATCGAGACTCCATATTCCATTGCCCTCAATGACGAAACCATCGGTTCATCAATGGTCCTGCCCATAGGTCTTGAGGAATTCGGCGTGGGCTTTCTTTTTGGCCAGGGCTATATCTCATCGCCTGAAGAGGTGAAAGAGGTAATAGTTTGCCCCGAAGGAAGGATAGCAGTCTATGCTGACGTTGAACGCACTGAACCCAAAGAGGTCATCATCACCTCCGGTTGCGGCGGTACCGGAAAGATTTCGAGAGAGATGCTGGAAGGCGCCTTCGATCCTCTACAGGAAACCACAATTACCTTTCCTGAAGTCCGGCAGTTCATCAGACAGTCACTGCACTACTCTACGCTGGGTAATGATACCCACTGCGTGCATGGTTGCGGCCTCTGGCAGGACAATTGCCTGAAAGTCTACTATGAAGATGTAGGACGACACAACGCTGTGGATAAAGTGATGGGAGCCATTCTACTCGGCAAGGCCACACCCCGCGCCGCAATCTACACCACCGGCCGCCTCACTTCAGACATGGTGTTGAAATGTGCCCGCATGGGTATTCCCATTATCATGTCACGCACCTCGCCATCTTCGCTGGGACTTGCTATTGCCCGTAGATCAGGGGCGACCCTTGCCGCCTACGCCCGGCCGGACAGGCTCAATGTCTTCAATGCTCCCGAGAGAATTATCAGCGAGGCAGAGTAAGAGACTCCGCCCCGCTTGTTTTCCTGTGCAGACGAAAACTGCTGCCGGCTATTTTTTCTCCATACCAAGCTCAATCAACTTTTCTAGGAGGGCGGGGAAGTCCAGTCCATGAGCGGCGGCGGCCTGGGGGAACAGGCTGGTTTCTGTCATCCCCGGAATAGTATTGGTTTCAAGCAGGTAGAGATTTTCTTCTGAATCCATCAGCATGTCGGTACGGGAATAGCCTTTGAGCCTTAATACCTTATGGGCTCTGATCGCATAATCCTGTGCCTTACGGGAAATCTCCGCGCTCACCGGAGCCGGACAGATCTCCTCTGAAGCGCCCGGAACATATTTGGCGTTATAATCAAAAAACTCAAAATCCTTACCGGGCACTATCTCTATCAACGGCAGCCCTTCGGGATCATCATTACCGAGAACTCCCACCGTCAATTCACGCCCTTCGATATATTGCTCCACCATGACCGATCGACCATGTGTCAGCGCGGTCTCAATTCCGGCTATCAACTCATTTTCTGTTCTGGCAATGGTCAAACCAAGACTTGAGCCCTCGCGCACCGGTTTTACAACCAGGGGCAGCCCAAGATTTGCCACAAGTTCTCTGCCGCTTGGCACTTTCCGGGGAGTAACTACCTCCCACCGGGCAACAGGAAGCCCCTCCGTGAGATACAGATCTTTAGCCAGGTCCTTGTCCATGGCAATGGCACTGCCAAGTACCCCCGCACCCTGGTACGGTATATTCAGGAGCTCGAGATAGCCCTGCACGGTGCCGTCTTCGCCATTTTTGCCATGGAGAAGAATAAAAGCACAATCTATATTATCTTTTTCCTCAAACAATCGGCCGAGATCAGTCGCCGGATCGAAACGTAACACTTCGAAATTTCTTGCCAGTAAAGCCTTCTCAACCCCTGCCGCTCCTTTCAGCGACACTTCACGTTCACCAGAGGTCCCGCCAGCCAGCAAGGCAATTCGTAATTTTTGTTCTTGCATTGGAATCTCTCCTTATGGTATTCGATCACGTTTCACAAATTACAATTGAGTTGTACCGTTGCACTTGAGACTGTACTGCACTATCTCTTTGTGACAGAGTAATTACAGAATCAGTTGAAGATGCGTATCGACACCTGGCCAGCCTCTTCAACACAGCGCATAGATGCGGTAATACTGTAAAAAGAAGTCAGCCAACAGCCGAAATAGGACAAAGACGAGTCACTTCAAGCCACTGAGCAATCACCGTGGCTTCTCGTACTCATCGTCATTCATGGAAACGGAAATAATTCAAAAACTGCAAGCCATAGTCGGTTCAGAGCATTGTACAACCCGACTGGAAGATCTGCACTGTTATTCTTATGATGGCCGGGCCAACCCTTCTCTTCCTGAAGCGGTTGTATTCCCGGACTCCACAGAGCAGGTGAGTCAGATTATGAAGCTTGCAGGCAAATACCAGTTTCCCGTGGTTCCGCGCGGCGCCGGCACAGGCATGACCGGCGGGGCTATCCCGGTTGCAGGCGGGCTGGTCATGGCCATGACCCGCATGAACAGAATTATTGAGATCGATAGTGATAACCAGGTGGCCGTCGTTGAACCAGGTGTTATTACCATCGACCTGCAAAAAGCTGCAAAAAAGGTCGGGCTTTTTTACCCTCCCGATCCTGCCAGCCTGAAATATTGCACCATTGGCGGTAACGCCGGAGAATGTGCAGGTGGACCTGCTGCGGTAAAGTATGGTGTGACCAAAGATTACATAATGGGTCTTGAGGTGGTTTTACCCTCCGGAGAGGTCATCCACACCGGTACCCGTACCGAAAAAGGAGTCACCGGTTACGATCTCACCAGACTGTTTGTCGGCTGCGAAGGCACCCTGGGGATTATGACCCGGCTCTATTGCCGGCTAATACCAGCCCCGGAGGCAAAGGAAACATTTCTGATCAGTTCAGATTCACTTTCGGCTATAACCGGGCTTGTTGCAAAGATTCTCAACAACAACATCCTGCCCTGCAAACTTGAATACATGGATCGCACTGCCATCAAGGTGGTCTCAGGTATCATGGCAGAACCACCAGGTGAAGATGTTGAGGCGTTGCTGATTGTCGAACTCGACGGAACCGGAGAATCTGTGGCCGAGCAAAAGCAAAGGCTCCTGGCAATGCTGCAGGTTTTAGATGAGTTCACGGTTCACCACGCCGCAACCAGTGAAGAGGTCAGTCAGCTCTGGCAGGCACGGCGCTCAATTTCACCTGCGACATTGAATCTGAAGCCCCACAAAATCAGCGAGGATGTTGCCGTACCACGCAGTCGAATCCCTGAACTGGTAGCCCATTGCGAGACCCTCTCAGCCGAACTCGGGTTGACCATCCTCAGCTATGGCCACGCAGGTGACGGTAATATTCACGTAAATATCATGCTCGATAAAACCAACCCACAGGAACTTAAAGCTGGGGAAGAGGCGAAAAAGCGACTCTTTGAATTCACCATCTCCATTGATGGAACACTCTCGGGTGAGCATGGTATTGGTATAACTAAGGCGCCCTATCTTGACCTCGAACTCAACGAGGCCACGATAGCAGTAATGAAACAGCTCAAAACGCTGTTTGATCCACTGAACATATTAAACCCTGGAAAAATTTTTCCACAGTCTCCGTCGAGGGGGTGAATTTCAATCACTTAGATCAACCAGAAAAAAAGAATAGCGGTAAAGTCAGTACATTCCTTGGCAATTGCAGCAGTTAAGGCTGTAAATTGCAGGCTACATCTTGCAGGATTTGTGCGCTTTTCCTACAAAGAGATTGACAGAAAGGCAACTTCCTTTTATATAAAAAAGGTTATGTTGTGTATTTGCCCCTTTTAGGCATTTATTGCGTTTAATTAATGCAACAGCCTGAAAACATATGAATATTTTCCATAAACGGAGCCAAAAATGATAGAAGTTGAAGTTCGAGGAGATCTCGAATATGCAATTCGCCAGCTGAAGAAAAAACTGCAGATTGACGGTATCAAAAGAGAACTCAAGCGTCGCGAATACTACGAGAAGCCAAGCGTAAAGAAACGCCGCAAGCAGGCTGAGGCCCGCAGAAAGCTCCGCAAGTTCAACCGTCTCAGAAGAGCGCATTAGTCTTTTGTTTGAAAAGCCTTGCAATACGGCTTTTTGAATAGGGGCAGCACGTGTGACACGGCCTCCCGGAAATAACAAGCCGCCTCTTCTGCCGGAACAGTTCCTTGGCGCATATGAACTGTTCCTCCAATATCTCATATCAGAAAGGCGGCTTGCCGAAAACAGCGTTGAGGCATACTCTGCCGACATCAACGGTTTTCTCACCTATCTCGCCCGCAAACGCAAGAAAACGTTTGAAGAGGTAAATCTCAAGGTCATCCACAATTTTCTCCAGAACTGCCTTGAGAACAATATTTCCCATCGCAGCAACGCCAGACGTGTATCGGCGTTACGCACCTTTTTCAATTTCCTTGTCCAGCGAAATCTGACAGCTGATAATCCGTTTGTTGCTGTCGATCTGCCGAAGAGCGGTAAAAAACTCCCCATCGCACTTTCAGTTACTGAGGTCAGCAAACTGCTCAAGCCACCTGGACTGGTTACCCCCATAAGCCGTCGAGACACGGCAATGATCTTTCTCCTCTATTCTACCGGGCTACGGGTTTCCGAACTGGTCAACCTGCCACAATCCGCCGTCAACCTGACCTCCTGTTTCATCCGGGTACTCGGTAAAGGCAACAAAGAGCGCCTCATTCCTTTTGGCCGGCAGGCTAAAGAGAAAATTGAAGAATATATCGACCTCGGTCGGCCAAGGATTCTCAACGGCAAACGATCCAACTACCTTTTTGTCACCAACCGGGGCAGTTGTATGACCCGACTCAGGTTCTGGCAAATCATCCGCAAAGTCGCCCTGGCAGTAGGAATTGACAAAGATATTTCACCGCACATGCTCAGGCATTCCTTCGCCACGCACCTGTTATCGCACGGTGCCGACCTGCGTGCGGTTCAGATGATGCTCGGTCATGCCGACATCTCGACCACTCAGGTTTATACCCATGTCGACCAGGACAGATTGAAAACTATTCATAAAAAGTTTCATCCGAGGGGATGAAATTGTGTACATATTGGCAATAGTAGGTAAAGCTACCCTGAGTAAATACCACAAATTGCCCAAAGCATAACTCCCCGACCGGAACATAGCATCTCGGGATTAAACACAACTGAGCGACCTGATTAATGCGAGTAATCACTACGCACCTTAACGCAGATTTCGACGGCATGGCCTCCATGGTGGCGGCCCACAAACTCTACCCTGATGCCGTTCTAGCCTTTTCCGGTTCCCAGGAGAAAAACCTGCGCGATTTCATTTCGCAGTCCCTGCTTTATACTTATGATTTTAGGAAAACAAGCGATATAGATCTGGATCAGGTTGAGATGCTGATTATCGTCGACACCCGCTCATCCTCCCGCATTGGTAATTTCTCCAAATGTCTGGAAGACAGTAAAATTCCGGTGCATATTTACGACCACCATCCGGAAAGCCCCAGTGATATCGAGGCTGAGGTTGAGATTATCAAAAATGTCGGTGCCACCTCGACCATCTTCACCCAGCTGATCAAAGAACGGGACCTGGATATCACTCCGGATGAGGCGACCATCCTCTGTCTCGGAATTTATGAAGACACCGGTTCGCTTACCCACCTGACGACCTCACCCGAAGATCTCGAGGCGGCCGCCTGGCTGGTACGAAAAGGGGCAAAGCTCGATATCGTTTCACAATTTATCACGTACGAGTTAACCACCCAGCAGGTAGAGTTGCTGCATGACCTGATGAAGTCAGCAACGCAGTACACTATCCAGTCCATCCCCATCGTGGTGGTGACCCATTCGCTACAGAACTATGTTGACGATTTTGCCCTGATAGTCCGACGCTTCATGACCATGGAGAATCTGGATACACTTTTTGCTCTGGTCTCCATGGCAGGCAGGATTTATCTCATTGCCAGGAGCCGAATCCAGGATATCAACGTCGGCGCCATCGCCCGCGATATGGGGGGGGGCGGTCACTCCACCGCGGCATCTGCCACGGTCAAGGATATGACCCTGATTGAGGCCCATGAAAAGCTGATCCAGACCCTGCACCGTCACGTGCGGCCACAGCCCATAGCGAAAGAACTGATGTCAATGCCGGCCATCACGATACCGGCCGACATATCCCTGACCAACGCAGCTTTTTTGCTCAACCGCTATTCAATCAACTCAGTTCCGGTTGAAGCCCCTGCAACGACTCGCATACAGGAATGCCCATTTCTGAATATCGTCGGCATTATCTCCCGCCAGGTTATTGAAAAGGCGCTGCACCATAATCTCGGTGAATTGCTGGTCAGCGACTATATGTCCACCGATATAGATTTTCTTTCGCTCAATGCAACCCTGGCCGATATTCAGGAATTGATCATAGAAAACCGCCAGCGCATCATCCCAATCATCCAGGATGGCAAACTGGAAGGAGTCATTACCCGTACTGATCTGCTCAACCATCTGGTTAATGACCCGGCCCATCTGCCTAAGAATTTACTGCACGAGACCGAGTACCCATCACTTGAGCGCAAACGGAACCTGAACAAGCTGATGATCGACTGTCTCAACCGGGACATGATTCAACTGCTTCATGTCATAGGTGAAGTAGCCGATCAGATTCGCTTCAATGCCTTTGCTGTTGGCGGTTTTGTCCGTGACCTGCTTTTAAAAAAGCGAAATCTCGATCTTGATATCGTAGTCGAAGGTGACGGTCTCATCTTCGCGCGACATCTCTCCGAACGGTTGGATGGCAGGTACAGAACCCATGAACGTTTTGGCACCGCCGTGGTAATGATGCCCAACGGCTTTAAGATCGACATCGCCACAGCCAGGCTTGAGTATTACGAATATCCAGCTGCCCTGCCCACCATTGAACTCTCTTCGATCAAGCTTGATCTCTATCGTCGGGACTTCACCATCAACGCCATGGCGGTCCAACTCAACCCAGGTCAGTTCGGTACCTTAATCGACTTCTTTAACTGCCAGAATGATCTCAAGCACCAGGAGATCAAGGTGCTGCATAATTTGAGTTTTGTCGAAGACCCAAGTCGAATTTTCAGGGCGATCCGCTTTGAAAAGAGAATGAATTTCCGCATCGCCCCCCATACCGCCCGGCTTATTAGAAATGCGGTGAAAATGAAACTTTTCGGCAAGGCAACCGATACCCGCCTGTTTTCAGAAATCCGCCAGATCCTCGCTGAAGAAAACCCCATTCCTGCCATTCAGCGTTTAGCCGAATTTAACCTTTTTCAATTCCTCTGGCCCGACCTGAGACCGCACCTGAAAATCGATAGGCGGTTTATGCATATCCTAATACAGGCACAGAAGGCTATCAACTGGTACAAACTGCTCTACCTCAAAGAAGAATGTCCCTGTTGGATGGTCTACCTGCTTGCTATTATGGGCAGATCCCGGCTTGACGTGCTCGAGGCGTTCTGCCAGAGGTTTCTAGTTCCGCCGAAGGCCAAAGAGACACTGCTGCGCCAGAAAGATCACGCTGACAAAACCGCCAACCTGCTGGCTCGCAGGAGGACACTGACCAACAGTGAGATTTACTGGCTACTTGAGGATTTTAACATTGAAGGCTTACTCTACCTGATGGCTATCGCTCGCAAGAGTTCCGTCAAAAAGGCAATATCCAAATACGTTACGGACTTGCGGCATGCCACGACCCTGATAAGCGGTCGCGACCTGAAAGCCATGGGCTATCAACCCGGCCCCGCCTTCAGGCAAATGCTCAATGGACTGCTGGAAAGCCGCCTAGACGGCGAAGTTGTCAGCAAAGAAGATGAGATCGCCTACATTCAAAGAAATTACCCGCTACCGACTACCTTATCCAGCAACGAGGTCCACGGTTCGGGTGAAGGAATCTAAGCATCCCATCACCTATTGAATAAATGACTTCCCCACTTTAACCTTTTCCCAATATTAGACGATGTTTTCATTTGATCAGATTATCTTTAAGTTTGTTATATTAGCGCCACCCATCCTTTTGGCACTCACCCTGCACGAGGTAGCTCATGGCCTTACCGCCTACCGCCTCGGTGACCCCACCGCCCGCAATGCAGGCAGATTAACCCTGAACCCGCTCAAACACCTTGACCCGCTTGGTACACTCATATTTTTTATAGCCAATTTCGGATGGGCCAAACCCGTCCCTGTCAATCC of the Desulfosediminicola ganghwensis genome contains:
- a CDS encoding ABC transporter substrate-binding protein, giving the protein MKKNQYFACLLVVLSFVMVSGVLTEVRAEGKMKPYPIVLGQSCALTGPSKDLGLELRGGLLAAFSKVNEEGGVHGREVRLLSRDDGYEPDRAIRNTLELINTDHVLMLIGEVGTPTSKAVIPLVEKYEIPFFAPFSGADLLRSPFRRYVINVRGSYYQEIERVASYLVNVKGIKRIACFYQNDSYGYAGLKGLELALERRGVELVSTASYERNTVAVIGGLEEIHAARPEAVVLVGTYSACAEFIKLSKNKYSGELIYGSISFVGTESLKETLGGYGKNVIVSQVVPLPTDNKLPLVREYERAMGKYQHDVPLSFTSLEGYIAGKLFAMIAREVPQPLTREKFIETMHSVGRFDLGGVVLQFGPDDHQGSDEIYLTSIYPEIEVIHDPDK
- the fdhD gene encoding formate dehydrogenase accessory sulfurtransferase FdhD — protein: MSDMRPTPSTHTMSHSTTIVTPDSRVEQYEQVAIETPYSIALNDETIGSSMVLPIGLEEFGVGFLFGQGYISSPEEVKEVIVCPEGRIAVYADVERTEPKEVIITSGCGGTGKISREMLEGAFDPLQETTITFPEVRQFIRQSLHYSTLGNDTHCVHGCGLWQDNCLKVYYEDVGRHNAVDKVMGAILLGKATPRAAIYTTGRLTSDMVLKCARMGIPIIMSRTSPSSLGLAIARRSGATLAAYARPDRLNVFNAPERIISEAE
- a CDS encoding D-alanine--D-alanine ligase family protein; amino-acid sequence: MQEQKLRIALLAGGTSGEREVSLKGAAGVEKALLARNFEVLRFDPATDLGRLFEEKDNIDCAFILLHGKNGEDGTVQGYLELLNIPYQGAGVLGSAIAMDKDLAKDLYLTEGLPVARWEVVTPRKVPSGRELVANLGLPLVVKPVREGSSLGLTIARTENELIAGIETALTHGRSVMVEQYIEGRELTVGVLGNDDPEGLPLIEIVPGKDFEFFDYNAKYVPGASEEICPAPVSAEISRKAQDYAIRAHKVLRLKGYSRTDMLMDSEENLYLLETNTIPGMTETSLFPQAAAAHGLDFPALLEKLIELGMEKK
- a CDS encoding FAD-binding oxidoreductase, yielding METEIIQKLQAIVGSEHCTTRLEDLHCYSYDGRANPSLPEAVVFPDSTEQVSQIMKLAGKYQFPVVPRGAGTGMTGGAIPVAGGLVMAMTRMNRIIEIDSDNQVAVVEPGVITIDLQKAAKKVGLFYPPDPASLKYCTIGGNAGECAGGPAAVKYGVTKDYIMGLEVVLPSGEVIHTGTRTEKGVTGYDLTRLFVGCEGTLGIMTRLYCRLIPAPEAKETFLISSDSLSAITGLVAKILNNNILPCKLEYMDRTAIKVVSGIMAEPPGEDVEALLIVELDGTGESVAEQKQRLLAMLQVLDEFTVHHAATSEEVSQLWQARRSISPATLNLKPHKISEDVAVPRSRIPELVAHCETLSAELGLTILSYGHAGDGNIHVNIMLDKTNPQELKAGEEAKKRLFEFTISIDGTLSGEHGIGITKAPYLDLELNEATIAVMKQLKTLFDPLNILNPGKIFPQSPSRG
- the rpsU gene encoding 30S ribosomal protein S21, with protein sequence MEVEVRGDLEYAIRQLKKKLQIDGIKRELKRREYYEKPSVKKRRKQAEARRKLRKFNRLRRAH
- the xerD gene encoding site-specific tyrosine recombinase XerD; protein product: MTRPPGNNKPPLLPEQFLGAYELFLQYLISERRLAENSVEAYSADINGFLTYLARKRKKTFEEVNLKVIHNFLQNCLENNISHRSNARRVSALRTFFNFLVQRNLTADNPFVAVDLPKSGKKLPIALSVTEVSKLLKPPGLVTPISRRDTAMIFLLYSTGLRVSELVNLPQSAVNLTSCFIRVLGKGNKERLIPFGRQAKEKIEEYIDLGRPRILNGKRSNYLFVTNRGSCMTRLRFWQIIRKVALAVGIDKDISPHMLRHSFATHLLSHGADLRAVQMMLGHADISTTQVYTHVDQDRLKTIHKKFHPRG
- a CDS encoding CBS domain-containing protein, whose translation is MRVITTHLNADFDGMASMVAAHKLYPDAVLAFSGSQEKNLRDFISQSLLYTYDFRKTSDIDLDQVEMLIIVDTRSSSRIGNFSKCLEDSKIPVHIYDHHPESPSDIEAEVEIIKNVGATSTIFTQLIKERDLDITPDEATILCLGIYEDTGSLTHLTTSPEDLEAAAWLVRKGAKLDIVSQFITYELTTQQVELLHDLMKSATQYTIQSIPIVVVTHSLQNYVDDFALIVRRFMTMENLDTLFALVSMAGRIYLIARSRIQDINVGAIARDMGGGGHSTAASATVKDMTLIEAHEKLIQTLHRHVRPQPIAKELMSMPAITIPADISLTNAAFLLNRYSINSVPVEAPATTRIQECPFLNIVGIISRQVIEKALHHNLGELLVSDYMSTDIDFLSLNATLADIQELIIENRQRIIPIIQDGKLEGVITRTDLLNHLVNDPAHLPKNLLHETEYPSLERKRNLNKLMIDCLNRDMIQLLHVIGEVADQIRFNAFAVGGFVRDLLLKKRNLDLDIVVEGDGLIFARHLSERLDGRYRTHERFGTAVVMMPNGFKIDIATARLEYYEYPAALPTIELSSIKLDLYRRDFTINAMAVQLNPGQFGTLIDFFNCQNDLKHQEIKVLHNLSFVEDPSRIFRAIRFEKRMNFRIAPHTARLIRNAVKMKLFGKATDTRLFSEIRQILAEENPIPAIQRLAEFNLFQFLWPDLRPHLKIDRRFMHILIQAQKAINWYKLLYLKEECPCWMVYLLAIMGRSRLDVLEAFCQRFLVPPKAKETLLRQKDHADKTANLLARRRTLTNSEIYWLLEDFNIEGLLYLMAIARKSSVKKAISKYVTDLRHATTLISGRDLKAMGYQPGPAFRQMLNGLLESRLDGEVVSKEDEIAYIQRNYPLPTTLSSNEVHGSGEGI